The following coding sequences lie in one Candidatus Eremiobacterota bacterium genomic window:
- a CDS encoding aspartyl protease family protein, which produces MPALILCLACSLLSLRPLAILHFESNGLLVSLKTRVLNSRPLPFTLDSGASASVVDETVSHELGLRAAGSITGRGAGAGGVRFAIYRDLDLTVGPVHWTARRALGVSLANVGTSQREAGLIGADFFFAFVVRIDYKRNEICVYKPRTYRYAGRGSGLPIYFAHHRPFVNVQVKIVGRAPIWRLLLVDSGSEDMLDDPVIAESPGAKTTRAGTGLGRALTAYYGPVQWARIGPYTLRGLQGTSGGVPLIGQGVLRRFIVTFDYARRRIYLEQRTATPRGP; this is translated from the coding sequence ATGCCGGCGCTAATTCTGTGTCTCGCTTGTTCATTATTATCTCTGCGGCCTCTTGCGATCCTTCACTTTGAATCCAACGGATTACTGGTTTCCTTAAAAACTCGTGTATTAAATTCGCGCCCGCTACCTTTTACGCTCGATAGTGGTGCAAGTGCCTCGGTTGTTGATGAAACAGTATCTCACGAACTTGGCTTACGTGCGGCAGGCTCTATTACCGGGCGCGGAGCGGGTGCCGGCGGGGTTCGGTTTGCGATCTATCGAGATCTGGATTTGACCGTTGGTCCCGTTCATTGGACCGCACGGCGCGCCCTTGGCGTTTCGCTAGCGAATGTAGGCACAAGTCAACGCGAGGCAGGACTCATCGGTGCTGATTTCTTTTTCGCCTTTGTCGTTCGCATCGACTATAAGCGCAATGAGATCTGCGTGTACAAACCACGGACCTACAGGTATGCCGGCCGAGGCTCAGGATTACCGATTTATTTTGCGCATCACCGTCCATTCGTCAATGTCCAGGTGAAAATCGTAGGCCGCGCGCCGATTTGGCGTTTACTCTTAGTTGATAGCGGTTCCGAAGACATGCTGGATGATCCCGTCATCGCAGAGTCGCCGGGTGCGAAAACCACACGTGCGGGCACGGGCCTCGGTCGTGCGCTTACAGCTTACTATGGTCCGGTGCAATGGGCTCGCATAGGTCCTTACACGCTGCGTGGACTTCAGGGCACTAGCGGCGGCGTTCCGCTTATAGGACAGGGCGTACTGCGGCGATTCATCGTGACATTTGATTACGCCCGCCGGCGCATCTATCTCGAACAACGAACCGCGACGCCCAGAGGCCCATAA
- a CDS encoding CPBP family intramembrane metalloprotease — protein MVILFCFFVVFPSLLSSGSPKEWHWHFSVLVGIIVPMLNYNLLGGPLFEEFGWRGFLLPRLQNAMPPWAACVVVGILWAIWHWPLFLVHWVSSPALVFGLIMIGMSLVMAVPFNASGQSVIAAILMHSAFNASSRFLGPFLGDTPTRSSPPPDILIAAAFLLVGVIFAMGTIGRMCAPKKREAADDLLMATG, from the coding sequence ATGGTCATACTGTTTTGCTTCTTCGTAGTCTTCCCTTCGCTGCTGTCCTCGGGGAGTCCGAAAGAATGGCATTGGCATTTTAGCGTTTTAGTCGGCATCATTGTGCCGATGTTAAACTACAATCTGCTGGGTGGTCCCCTCTTCGAGGAATTTGGGTGGCGAGGATTTCTGTTGCCACGCCTTCAGAATGCAATGCCTCCATGGGCGGCGTGCGTCGTAGTAGGAATTCTGTGGGCAATCTGGCATTGGCCACTCTTCCTCGTGCATTGGGTTAGTTCTCCTGCGCTGGTATTTGGTTTGATCATGATCGGCATGTCATTAGTTATGGCAGTACCCTTCAATGCTTCAGGGCAGTCGGTGATCGCCGCAATCCTGATGCACTCGGCGTTTAATGCGTCCTCACGGTTTCTTGGTCCGTTCTTAGGAGACACTCCCACACGATCGTCACCGCCCCCTGATATTCTCATTGCGGCGGCCTTCTTGCTTGTGGGAGTGATTTTTGCAATGGGAACCATCGGTAGAATGTGTGCGCCGAAAAAGCGAGAGGCAGCGGACGATTTATTAATGGCCACGGGGTAG
- a CDS encoding helix-turn-helix domain-containing protein — MSPKGCTLFTGCAILSSMPPRDEIVWNALSDPTRRRILDLLKPGPQTTGALCARFPVSRTAVMKHLDVLENARLITIKRTGRERWNYVNAAPLRRIYERWMTPYQQLWAASLSKLGKLAEGTYAVPKSGSLPLSQAAIVHEVTISATPNRVFEALTKNIASWWSHVTYDVDGKPNLILEGGAGGRFYESSGSNQRLYAVVTRYEPSLKLWMAGAMGMGGCVFGTITFDLESEGVSTVLKMEHSVIGQVDEETLEMYRGGWTSLLDDGLKAFVESGKEAWEVA; from the coding sequence ATGTCACCCAAGGGTTGCACATTATTCACAGGATGTGCTATCCTGTCTTCGATGCCGCCGCGAGACGAAATCGTGTGGAACGCGTTGTCGGATCCGACGCGACGGAGGATTCTTGATCTTCTGAAGCCGGGACCTCAGACAACGGGCGCTCTGTGCGCACGATTTCCAGTGTCCCGCACTGCCGTCATGAAGCACCTTGACGTTTTGGAGAACGCACGCCTCATTACGATAAAGCGCACCGGACGCGAGCGATGGAACTATGTCAATGCCGCACCTTTGCGTCGTATTTACGAGCGCTGGATGACACCTTATCAACAGCTTTGGGCAGCATCACTTTCGAAGCTTGGAAAACTCGCTGAAGGGACCTACGCCGTGCCGAAATCAGGTTCTCTCCCCCTTTCTCAAGCCGCGATCGTGCACGAAGTCACGATCAGCGCGACTCCAAACCGCGTCTTCGAGGCACTCACGAAGAATATTGCCAGCTGGTGGTCCCACGTCACGTATGATGTAGATGGAAAACCGAACCTCATATTGGAAGGTGGCGCAGGGGGACGGTTCTACGAATCAAGCGGATCAAACCAGCGCCTTTATGCGGTAGTGACAAGGTATGAGCCATCTTTGAAGCTCTGGATGGCAGGCGCAATGGGTATGGGCGGCTGCGTGTTTGGAACAATTACGTTCGACCTGGAATCGGAGGGCGTCTCCACCGTACTGAAGATGGAACACAGTGTCATAGGTCAGGTGGACGAGGAAACCTTAGAGATGTATCGTGGCGGATGGACGTCACTACTAGACGACGGGCTAAAGGCATTCGTCGAAAGCGGCAAAGAGGCTTGGGAAGTAGCATGA
- a CDS encoding aminopeptidase, producing the protein MLTGDSSELELIDDIALAIREVGAFAVTDIGSNRLKKQYFQRVPDQFDSQPPKDLIGLASIATAFVNIAYPVDRSINAGVSPARLNVLAGANNVFEQYLLKHNIPEINVGNGVFPSPGNAARFAVTEDELANLFWSGVNTDYPQIRRDTLAMGRATTGGSHRIHMTAPNGTDFTFRTVPGSAIMNNGSVSDEDRRRGGAALEKQLPAGDVYVLPQGGTADGVIVFGTEPIHTGNLVGWTVHFSNGSVTSMQADAGFGPVQKAYDAGTVGRDQFAWADFPVNRSIRVGAGTWGAGPSMAAGWVTAGIGNNLPQGGSDASSFALSSNIPDVTVTVDGKAVITDGHLSL; encoded by the coding sequence GTGCTCACTGGCGATTCGTCCGAACTGGAGCTCATTGACGACATTGCCCTGGCCATCCGCGAGGTCGGAGCATTTGCCGTGACGGATATCGGGAGCAACAGGCTCAAGAAGCAGTACTTCCAACGCGTCCCCGACCAGTTCGATAGTCAACCACCAAAGGACTTGATCGGGCTGGCGAGTATTGCGACGGCGTTCGTAAATATTGCCTACCCAGTCGATCGCTCGATTAATGCTGGAGTGTCACCGGCCCGACTCAATGTTCTAGCTGGTGCTAACAACGTGTTCGAGCAGTATCTGTTGAAGCACAACATTCCCGAGATCAACGTTGGAAATGGCGTGTTTCCTTCGCCAGGGAACGCTGCGAGATTCGCCGTGACCGAAGATGAACTGGCGAATTTGTTCTGGAGCGGCGTCAATACGGACTATCCACAAATTCGCCGCGATACGCTCGCGATGGGTCGGGCGACAACCGGAGGATCGCATCGGATCCACATGACGGCGCCCAACGGAACGGACTTTACCTTCCGCACCGTGCCGGGGTCGGCAATTATGAATAACGGGTCGGTTTCGGATGAAGACCGTCGGCGCGGAGGGGCGGCGCTTGAAAAGCAGCTTCCTGCGGGAGATGTCTACGTGCTGCCCCAGGGCGGCACGGCCGATGGCGTGATCGTATTCGGGACGGAACCAATTCATACCGGCAATCTCGTGGGTTGGACGGTTCATTTTTCAAATGGTTCCGTGACGTCGATGCAGGCGGACGCAGGCTTCGGTCCTGTGCAGAAAGCCTATGACGCGGGCACCGTTGGTCGCGATCAGTTTGCCTGGGCAGATTTCCCGGTGAACCGTTCGATTCGCGTCGGCGCGGGAACGTGGGGGGCAGGGCCGTCAATGGCGGCGGGGTGGGTTACCGCCGGTATCGGCAATAACCTGCCGCAAGGCGGTTCCGATGCGTCGTCCTTCGCGCTATCCTCCAATATTCCGGATGTGACGGTGACCGTTGACGGCAAAGCTGTCATTACCGACGGTCATTTGTCGTTGTGA
- a CDS encoding alpha/beta fold hydrolase, with the protein MRLALLVFALVTVCFVPAPSVGAELPRHGLLGAVLVQNAGAVGVKAVVPGSAAASAQMQPGDVIRSVNGVPMSLANDVVQAVRKLPAGTTISVVILRNGVARTVSVTLGTPRDEKDSAVRTLYQSITVQGTLRRTLLDVPDNIIGKRPGVLLIGGIGCFSVDVASNSEDGYLRISRDLARAGFVTMRLEKSGVGDSQGPPCHDVDFHDEYASYAIALEALRRDPKVDPAHIYLLGHSIGTIIAPQLALDHRVAGIVVSEAVGRNWFEYELMNLSRQLELGGDTPDVVDQKLRSKEYCMHRLLVARDPESEIEAADPECKIRNGIYPVAAPYMQQIAALNIIQPWTRISVPVLVVYGSSDYVVAPEDAERIVEVVNHGHPGLATLAEVPAMDHNLQVAATPEQFYADNAQGTPTRYQTKFSDVVVHWMCTHERLGAVPQARDAPLCQ; encoded by the coding sequence ATGCGCCTCGCCCTCCTCGTATTTGCCCTTGTAACGGTCTGTTTCGTCCCTGCACCTTCTGTTGGAGCAGAGTTGCCGCGCCATGGCCTTCTCGGCGCCGTTCTTGTGCAAAACGCCGGTGCAGTGGGAGTCAAGGCGGTCGTACCGGGATCTGCGGCGGCGTCAGCGCAGATGCAACCCGGTGACGTCATACGGTCCGTTAACGGCGTCCCGATGAGCCTGGCAAACGACGTCGTGCAGGCAGTACGAAAGCTCCCTGCCGGCACAACGATCTCAGTCGTAATCTTGCGCAACGGCGTCGCACGGACCGTGAGCGTAACCCTAGGCACGCCACGCGACGAAAAAGATTCTGCTGTTCGGACGCTTTATCAGAGTATTACCGTCCAAGGAACGTTACGGCGCACCCTGCTCGACGTTCCGGATAACATCATCGGCAAGCGGCCTGGTGTCTTGCTTATCGGTGGCATCGGCTGTTTCTCCGTTGATGTCGCGTCCAATTCCGAGGACGGTTATTTGCGTATCTCGCGTGACCTCGCGCGTGCCGGATTTGTCACGATGCGTCTAGAGAAAAGCGGCGTCGGGGATAGTCAGGGGCCGCCTTGCCATGACGTCGACTTTCATGACGAATACGCCAGCTACGCCATTGCCCTCGAAGCGCTGCGCCGCGATCCAAAAGTAGATCCCGCTCACATCTACCTGCTGGGTCACAGCATCGGTACGATTATCGCGCCGCAACTCGCTCTCGATCATCGCGTGGCAGGGATCGTTGTTTCAGAAGCGGTGGGGCGCAACTGGTTTGAATACGAGTTGATGAATCTTAGCCGCCAGCTTGAACTTGGGGGCGACACGCCGGACGTCGTCGATCAGAAGCTTCGTAGCAAGGAGTATTGCATGCACCGGCTCCTGGTCGCACGTGATCCGGAGTCCGAAATTGAGGCTGCCGACCCCGAATGCAAAATTCGCAACGGAATCTATCCAGTGGCGGCTCCCTATATGCAGCAAATCGCCGCGCTCAACATCATCCAGCCGTGGACGCGCATCAGCGTTCCCGTTTTGGTGGTCTACGGAAGCTCTGATTACGTCGTCGCGCCAGAAGATGCCGAGCGTATCGTCGAGGTTGTTAATCACGGCCATCCTGGACTGGCGACGCTCGCTGAAGTTCCGGCGATGGACCATAACCTCCAGGTTGCTGCAACGCCGGAGCAATTCTATGCGGACAACGCACAAGGGACGCCAACGCGCTATCAGACGAAGTTTAGCGACGTCGTGGTTCATTGGATGTGCACACATGAGAGACTGGGCGCCGTACCCCAGGCGCGCGATGCGCCGCTCTGTCAATAA
- a CDS encoding helix-turn-helix transcriptional regulator, producing the protein MLDSKKVTSYQPGEYSVCVRGVQRCGPITLTETLHPTGNRLPPHAHKNASWALVLGGEFAECSDSEQHCKSGTILVRSSGQIHADHFFETSHCLNVEIDINYVAPNLKAVHRVLSRVFEKFIRSADNSEDTLANLMHEIAGRRDFGGLVQAIPEWLNGARRIATNDRETNHSVISIAREVGIHPTHLSRSYRAFFGKSILQDLRDSRVAHAKNLMFSGMPASQAAAQAGFADQSHMIKVFRTALGMTPAECASFCGRTARTKEAEKHFMAPPEVIPGRPAPLGQPGR; encoded by the coding sequence TTGCTGGATAGTAAAAAAGTGACGAGTTATCAACCGGGGGAATATTCCGTCTGCGTCCGAGGCGTCCAACGCTGCGGTCCGATAACGCTTACCGAAACACTGCATCCGACGGGCAATCGACTTCCTCCTCATGCCCACAAAAACGCATCATGGGCGCTAGTTTTAGGCGGCGAGTTCGCAGAATGTTCCGATAGCGAGCAGCATTGCAAATCAGGCACCATCCTTGTGCGGAGCAGCGGCCAAATTCACGCTGATCATTTCTTCGAGACATCGCATTGCCTTAATGTCGAGATCGATATCAACTATGTGGCTCCGAACCTCAAAGCAGTTCACCGCGTTCTGTCGCGAGTTTTTGAAAAGTTCATACGCAGTGCTGACAATTCTGAGGACACTCTGGCGAATCTCATGCACGAGATTGCGGGGCGCCGTGATTTTGGCGGTCTGGTGCAGGCTATCCCCGAGTGGCTTAATGGCGCGAGGCGTATCGCGACGAACGATAGAGAGACCAACCATTCCGTTATATCGATAGCCCGTGAAGTTGGCATTCATCCAACGCATTTGAGCCGCTCTTACCGTGCGTTCTTCGGCAAATCAATTCTTCAAGATCTACGAGATTCGCGGGTAGCTCATGCGAAGAATCTGATGTTCTCAGGTATGCCGGCGTCGCAGGCAGCTGCTCAAGCGGGCTTTGCCGATCAAAGTCATATGATCAAAGTGTTTCGTACCGCTCTAGGCATGACGCCGGCCGAGTGCGCGAGCTTCTGTGGGCGTACCGCGCGTACGAAGGAGGCCGAGAAGCATTTTATGGCCCCTCCCGAAGTAATACCGGGGCGCCCGGCCCCGCTCGGCCAGCCGGGTCGATAA